The following coding sequences lie in one Alloacidobacterium dinghuense genomic window:
- a CDS encoding Dyp-type peroxidase encodes MIVTEGLNREALPQPVLAPLTRAAIFLVVCVKPDRESYATMRSFCGDLGGLIRAVEFRDIEAGLTCVVGFGSDTWNKLFGSPRPADLHPFREIRAGGRHAVSTPGDVFFHVRAKRMDSCFELVTQIMQGIGEAVSAVDEVQGFRYFDDRDLIGFVDGTENPRGTAALDAALVGEEDAPFAGGSYVLVQKYLHDMKSWNALSTEAQERIIGRKKLSDIELDDAVKPTSAHSALTVIVEDGKEVKILRDNMPFGRPGFGEFGTYFIGYSRSPRVTELMLENMFVGRPPGNYDRLLDFSRPITGSLFFAPSATFLENIGDEPAAVAIAAPPVESDSSSASPMRDTSLGIGSLKGVKDE; translated from the coding sequence ATGATCGTAACCGAAGGCTTGAATCGGGAGGCGCTTCCGCAACCGGTGCTCGCGCCGCTCACTCGCGCGGCGATCTTTCTGGTCGTCTGCGTGAAGCCCGATCGTGAAAGCTACGCAACCATGCGCTCGTTCTGCGGTGACCTCGGTGGGCTCATCCGAGCTGTTGAATTCCGCGATATTGAGGCCGGTCTTACTTGCGTCGTGGGCTTCGGTTCGGACACTTGGAACAAGCTATTCGGCAGTCCTCGACCAGCCGACCTTCATCCCTTTCGAGAGATCCGAGCGGGCGGACGCCATGCCGTCTCCACGCCAGGCGACGTATTTTTTCATGTTCGCGCCAAGCGAATGGATAGCTGTTTCGAGTTGGTAACGCAAATTATGCAAGGCATTGGAGAAGCTGTCTCGGCCGTCGACGAGGTGCAAGGTTTCCGCTACTTCGATGATCGAGACCTGATCGGCTTCGTTGACGGAACGGAAAATCCAAGGGGCACGGCCGCTCTTGATGCCGCGCTCGTCGGCGAAGAAGACGCTCCGTTTGCCGGAGGCAGCTATGTTCTGGTCCAGAAATATCTTCACGATATGAAGAGTTGGAACGCTCTTTCTACTGAAGCTCAGGAACGCATTATTGGGCGCAAGAAGCTTTCCGACATTGAGTTAGACGATGCCGTCAAACCCACTTCGGCGCATAGCGCTTTGACCGTCATCGTCGAGGACGGAAAAGAGGTCAAGATTCTAAGGGACAACATGCCCTTTGGACGACCCGGTTTCGGAGAATTCGGTACCTATTTCATCGGATACAGCCGTTCTCCGCGCGTCACAGAATTGATGCTTGAAAACATGTTTGTGGGGCGACCACCAGGCAACTACGACAGATTGCTGGACTTCAGCCGCCCAATCACCGGAAGCCTGTTCTTTGCACCGTCTGCGACGTTTCTCGAAAATATCGGAGATGAGCCTGCTGCCGTGGCAATCGCCGCTCCACCAGTGGAGTCCGACTCGTCTTCTGCCTCGCCCATGCGGGACACATCACTTGGAATCGGATCGTTAAAAGGAGTGAAGGATGAATAA
- a CDS encoding family 1 encapsulin nanocompartment shell protein yields the protein MNNLHRELAPISDAAWAQIEEETTRTLKRYLAGRRVVDVPSPGGLDLPGVATGHLLTIAPPADGIAASQREVKALVELRVPFELTRQAIDDVERGSDDSDWQPAKDAAMKMAFAEDRAIFNGYSAANIQGIREGTSNPVKTLPAEVREYPDAIAQALSQLRIVGVNGPYSVLLGAKEYTELSETRDHGYPLLEHVKRIVDGNIVWAPAIDGAFVLTTRGGDFELNIGQDVSIGYLNHTDAIVRLYLQETFTFRVLTSEASVALSSSQQPSA from the coding sequence ATGAATAATCTCCATCGGGAGTTGGCACCAATTTCAGACGCAGCGTGGGCTCAGATCGAAGAAGAGACCACGCGAACGCTCAAGCGGTATCTCGCCGGTAGGCGAGTCGTCGACGTACCCTCTCCAGGTGGATTAGATCTGCCGGGAGTCGCAACCGGCCACTTGCTGACGATTGCGCCTCCAGCCGACGGCATCGCTGCAAGTCAGCGTGAGGTGAAGGCCCTCGTCGAACTGCGGGTACCCTTCGAACTTACTCGGCAGGCGATCGATGATGTGGAGCGCGGTTCCGACGATTCCGATTGGCAGCCAGCCAAGGACGCGGCGATGAAGATGGCATTTGCTGAAGACCGCGCCATCTTCAATGGTTATAGTGCAGCGAATATACAGGGCATTCGGGAAGGTACCAGCAATCCGGTCAAGACCTTACCCGCGGAAGTGCGTGAATACCCGGATGCTATTGCGCAGGCGCTGAGCCAATTGCGCATCGTTGGCGTGAATGGGCCTTACTCCGTTTTGCTTGGAGCGAAAGAGTACACAGAACTCTCTGAGACCCGCGATCATGGATATCCCCTGCTGGAACACGTCAAGCGCATTGTTGACGGAAACATCGTATGGGCGCCAGCCATTGATGGCGCCTTTGTGCTGACCACGCGAGGCGGCGATTTCGAACTCAATATCGGACAGGATGTTTCCATAGGCTATCTCAACCATACGGACGCCATCGTTCGACTGTATCTCCAGGAGACATTCACTTTCCGCGTACTGACAAGTGAGGCGTCGGTCGCACTTTCTTCATCCCAACAACCCTCCGCTTGA
- a CDS encoding serpin family protein, whose protein sequence is MMKCLFVAMACLLFGASGEPAPNSSIDTHVLSQPYAQFGFDVLRELASNKSDQNIFVSPTNIAVALAMTSNGASGATRQAILQTLHADGQPVETFNAANRALEEQIAGTTAVQLSMANALWLQQDIPVNPSFRQTLQAAYSAQAENLDFRKASAVETINAWVAKHTNDRIPKILDQVDPSTVALLTNAIAFKGKWTMQFDPKVTQPHDFKMANGTLSKVQIMQQTAEYGYSNAEGLEAIRLPYADGTFAMYVVLPKNDTAMQSFLQQLTADAFTKIVSSLHPQRGTIELPRFTITYDATLNAILTKLGMGNAFSDHANFEGICKAPPHLRISEVRHASFLKVDEEGTEAAAATSVGIRATAIRIEPPPFHMVVDHPFFLAIRDERNGQIIFTGSIGKPIS, encoded by the coding sequence ATGATGAAGTGCTTGTTCGTCGCAATGGCTTGCCTGTTGTTCGGAGCTAGCGGTGAGCCTGCACCTAATTCATCCATCGATACACATGTGCTCTCTCAGCCGTACGCACAATTTGGATTTGATGTGCTGCGGGAATTGGCGTCGAACAAGTCTGATCAGAACATTTTCGTTTCGCCCACCAACATCGCGGTTGCGTTGGCTATGACATCCAATGGCGCAAGCGGAGCGACTCGGCAGGCGATCCTACAAACTTTGCATGCAGACGGGCAACCCGTCGAGACCTTCAATGCTGCCAATCGTGCGCTTGAAGAGCAGATCGCCGGGACAACGGCCGTACAACTCTCCATGGCGAATGCACTCTGGCTACAGCAAGATATTCCAGTAAACCCATCCTTTAGGCAGACACTCCAGGCTGCGTATAGCGCCCAAGCCGAAAATCTGGACTTTCGAAAGGCATCAGCGGTAGAAACGATCAATGCCTGGGTCGCCAAACACACCAATGATCGCATTCCAAAGATTCTCGATCAGGTTGATCCCTCGACCGTCGCATTACTAACGAATGCAATTGCGTTCAAAGGTAAATGGACGATGCAGTTTGATCCGAAAGTCACGCAACCACATGACTTCAAAATGGCGAACGGCACCCTAAGTAAAGTGCAGATCATGCAACAGACTGCTGAATACGGGTACAGCAATGCTGAGGGGCTGGAAGCGATTCGTTTACCCTATGCCGACGGCACATTTGCGATGTATGTGGTCTTACCCAAGAATGACACCGCAATGCAATCGTTTCTTCAACAATTGACTGCGGATGCATTTACGAAGATCGTGTCGTCCCTCCATCCACAACGGGGAACAATCGAGTTGCCGCGCTTCACGATTACATACGACGCGACACTGAATGCAATCTTGACGAAACTCGGTATGGGGAATGCCTTCAGCGATCACGCGAATTTCGAAGGCATCTGCAAAGCTCCGCCTCACCTGAGAATCAGCGAAGTGCGACACGCCTCGTTCCTGAAGGTCGACGAGGAAGGAACCGAAGCTGCCGCTGCGACAAGCGTTGGCATTCGCGCCACAGCAATCAGAATCGAGCCACCACCCTTCCACATGGTTGTCGACCACCCATTCTTTCTCGCGATTCGCGACGAACGGAATGGTCAAATCATCTTCACCGGCTCAATCGGAAAGCCCATAAGCTAG
- a CDS encoding PadR family transcriptional regulator: protein MTTQKSNDDRIALLQGTLDLLILKILVLGPRHGQGIARSIQRQSEEVFLVDHGSLYLALQRLEDKKWISAKWGVSENNRKARFYSLTAKGREHLVQKTSEWQRLTRAMGLILDGGPSGEEV from the coding sequence ATGACGACCCAAAAGAGCAACGATGACCGTATCGCGCTGTTGCAGGGCACGCTGGACCTTCTCATTCTGAAAATTCTTGTCTTGGGACCACGCCACGGTCAAGGCATAGCTCGATCCATACAGCGTCAATCGGAAGAAGTCTTTTTAGTCGACCATGGCTCACTCTATCTGGCTCTGCAGAGACTCGAAGACAAGAAGTGGATCAGCGCCAAGTGGGGAGTAAGCGAAAACAACCGCAAAGCAAGGTTCTATTCGCTGACAGCAAAAGGCCGCGAGCACCTCGTACAGAAGACGAGCGAATGGCAGCGGTTGACAAGAGCAATGGGCTTAATCCTGGATGGGGGACCGAGCGGCGAGGAGGTCTAA
- a CDS encoding ABC transporter permease, with protein MFRRRRNADDFAAEIKAHLELEAHELQSEGLSEDEARRRARIEFGNVQTARERFYLRGHLVWLDNLARDIKFAIRQLARHPGFTATAILVLALGIGASVAIFAFADAALLEPLPYSNPARLMSVNESNVESPLWPLSYPDFLDWQALNKSFSSLSAYAPSGYLLRTNSAVEPVQGVRVSGGFFQTLGVHPMLGRDFYPGENRPGGPNVAILSYGAWLNRFGAQPNVVGQTVDLDNHAYAIIGVLPRSFSSHSAVTQNSGCRSMS; from the coding sequence ATGTTCAGACGTAGGCGGAATGCGGATGATTTTGCTGCCGAGATCAAGGCGCATCTGGAACTCGAAGCCCATGAATTGCAAAGTGAAGGCCTGAGCGAGGATGAGGCGCGCCGCAGGGCAAGGATCGAGTTCGGCAATGTGCAGACGGCCCGAGAGCGCTTCTATCTGAGAGGCCACCTAGTGTGGTTGGACAATCTTGCCCGCGACATTAAGTTTGCCATTCGCCAGCTTGCGAGACACCCGGGGTTCACCGCCACTGCGATTCTCGTGCTGGCTCTGGGTATCGGTGCGAGTGTGGCCATCTTTGCTTTTGCGGATGCGGCACTACTGGAACCGCTTCCGTACTCGAATCCCGCGCGCCTGATGTCAGTCAACGAAAGCAACGTTGAATCGCCGCTTTGGCCACTCTCGTATCCGGATTTTCTTGACTGGCAAGCCCTGAACAAATCTTTCAGTTCGCTCTCTGCCTACGCTCCGAGCGGCTACCTTCTGCGCACCAACTCCGCCGTGGAGCCAGTGCAGGGTGTGCGCGTGAGCGGCGGCTTTTTTCAAACGCTCGGCGTGCATCCCATGCTGGGGCGTGACTTCTATCCTGGCGAGAACCGGCCGGGCGGTCCGAATGTGGCAATACTGAGTTATGGAGCATGGCTCAATCGCTTTGGTGCTCAGCCGAACGTAGTCGGGCAGACGGTGGACCTGGACAATCACGCATATGCGATTATCGGCGTTTTGCCCCGATCATTTTCCTCGCATTCAGCGGTAACGCAGAATTCTGGGTGCCGGTCAATGAGTTGA
- a CDS encoding FtsX-like permease family protein: MPVNELSPHEHSRTFYAFLGVGRLRDGVTVQSAQAEMMAIAKQLQRQYGIVGRDLSANVVPLTEIAVGNVRPILLMLLGGAGLLLLIACVNVASLLLVRSESRRREIAVRGALGATRARMVQQFLTEGLLLAAIGDIAGVIVAAGLMRLLANLIPKDMASNMPFLGGVGLNAHTGAFAAVVALLAALLLAITPALRLSFQKVRDGLADGDRGAVGLLWRRLGANLVVVELAIAVVLLAGAGLLGQSFYRLLHVPLGFEAAHLATVRVMAPGTAYKSDEQTTGLFRDIGRRISSLPGVESTGLTSMLPVECDCPTDRIQFPGRPFHGEHNEVNERHVSAEYLPTLKVRLVRGRFFAETDDASKPGVALINQALARKYFPGHDPVGQRIADDEGGRESVWEIVGVIEDFREGPLDTNILPTEYFPLSQTRDHSFSLAVRTSQDAGALLPALVSALRQIDPNLGVSDEATMDEKIGTTQAALLHRFSAWLVSGFAAMALTLGVVGLYGVIAYAVSQRTREIGVRMAMGAQRSSVYALIIRQALWLTVTGLAIGLVCSIGASMLIRKLLFGVEVWDAFTLGGVAFLLMLASMAASFLPARRAASVNPVEALRAE, from the coding sequence GTGCCGGTCAATGAGTTGAGCCCTCACGAACACTCACGGACGTTCTATGCCTTTCTAGGAGTTGGTCGGCTGCGGGATGGGGTCACCGTCCAATCGGCGCAGGCTGAGATGATGGCAATCGCAAAGCAACTCCAGCGTCAATATGGCATTGTTGGTCGCGATTTGAGCGCAAATGTCGTGCCTCTCACGGAGATTGCTGTCGGCAATGTGCGGCCCATTCTATTGATGCTACTCGGCGGAGCCGGCCTCCTATTGCTGATCGCGTGCGTCAACGTGGCTAGTCTTTTGCTGGTACGATCCGAAAGCCGCAGACGCGAAATCGCGGTGCGAGGCGCACTGGGCGCAACAAGAGCGCGGATGGTGCAGCAATTCCTCACTGAGGGACTCTTACTTGCCGCCATTGGGGACATTGCAGGCGTAATCGTTGCTGCGGGGCTCATGCGACTTCTGGCAAATCTGATTCCCAAGGATATGGCGTCCAATATGCCGTTTCTGGGAGGCGTTGGCTTAAACGCGCACACAGGCGCATTTGCCGCCGTTGTTGCCTTGCTGGCCGCTCTGTTGCTGGCGATCACCCCGGCACTGCGGCTTTCGTTTCAGAAGGTGCGTGATGGTCTGGCAGATGGGGATCGTGGCGCAGTGGGCCTGCTCTGGCGCAGGCTGGGAGCAAACCTCGTCGTCGTGGAATTAGCCATCGCGGTAGTGCTGCTGGCGGGCGCAGGACTGCTTGGGCAGAGTTTCTATCGCCTCTTACACGTGCCACTAGGATTCGAGGCAGCCCACCTGGCAACTGTGCGCGTGATGGCGCCGGGCACAGCTTATAAAAGTGACGAACAGACAACTGGGCTTTTCCGGGACATCGGGCGCCGCATCTCAAGCCTGCCGGGCGTAGAGTCGACAGGCCTCACCAGCATGCTCCCTGTGGAATGTGACTGCCCGACCGATAGGATCCAGTTCCCGGGCAGGCCGTTTCACGGCGAACACAACGAAGTGAACGAGCGTCATGTGAGCGCGGAGTATCTGCCCACGCTCAAGGTGAGGCTCGTGCGAGGACGCTTCTTTGCCGAAACAGACGACGCTTCGAAGCCCGGCGTAGCTCTGATCAATCAGGCATTGGCGCGAAAATATTTCCCTGGCCATGACCCCGTTGGCCAGAGGATAGCCGATGACGAGGGCGGGCGCGAAAGCGTGTGGGAGATCGTAGGCGTAATAGAAGATTTTCGCGAGGGCCCGCTTGATACCAACATCTTACCTACGGAGTATTTCCCCCTCAGCCAGACGCGGGATCACTCTTTCAGTCTGGCAGTGCGCACATCCCAGGACGCAGGAGCGCTGCTGCCTGCATTGGTAAGCGCACTGCGCCAGATCGACCCTAACCTGGGAGTATCCGACGAGGCGACGATGGACGAGAAGATTGGCACTACGCAAGCGGCGCTGCTGCACCGCTTCTCGGCGTGGCTCGTGAGCGGATTCGCAGCGATGGCTCTGACACTTGGCGTAGTGGGGCTCTACGGAGTTATTGCTTACGCAGTAAGCCAGCGGACGCGCGAGATAGGCGTGCGCATGGCGATGGGCGCGCAACGCAGCTCAGTTTACGCGCTCATCATCCGACAAGCGCTATGGCTGACCGTCACCGGGCTTGCCATCGGTCTGGTCTGTTCGATTGGAGCGTCGATGTTAATTCGCAAGCTGTTGTTTGGCGTAGAGGTGTGGGATGCATTCACTCTCGGTGGAGTGGCTTTCCTGCTCATGCTGGCGTCTATGGCGGCAAGCTTCCTGCCCGCGCGTCGCGCCGCATCTGTAAACCCTGTGGAGGCCCTACGCGCCGAGTAG
- a CDS encoding metal-dependent hydrolase family protein, producing MQTLLLNATIIDSTAPEPRSGNILIEDGIIRDPEARSSFAKDCQVIDVKGRTVMPGLIDCHVHVVASTMNLALNAQLPAATAVLRSAQIMKGMLERGFTTVRDLGGAPYSLAEAVAQGLTPGPRLIVCGKALSKTGGHSDSRPRYDTYDATRWGSNFGALGRVADGVEEVRLACRQELRQGAAFIKVMANGGVASPTDPINWYGYTVDELKVAVEEARDSKTYVAAHLYTAEGIVRALECGVHSLEHCNLIDAHAAQMAAKAGAVAVPTLVTYEALAQDGPSLGFPADSIAKIEHVRKAGIDSLSILSDAGVSIAFGTDLLGETHVRQCEEFSIRARVLPAAEILASATTVAAKLVGMEGRLGLITEGAIADLLVVDGSPLEDITILSNPKKNLLLVMKEGVIFHRRL from the coding sequence ATGCAGACACTGCTATTGAATGCGACCATCATCGACTCCACGGCGCCCGAGCCAAGATCTGGAAACATTCTGATCGAAGACGGGATCATCCGTGACCCCGAAGCAAGATCATCGTTCGCGAAAGATTGCCAGGTGATCGACGTCAAAGGCCGGACAGTCATGCCGGGCCTGATTGACTGTCATGTGCACGTCGTTGCAAGCACCATGAATCTGGCTTTGAATGCGCAATTGCCTGCGGCAACCGCTGTATTGCGTTCGGCGCAAATCATGAAGGGGATGCTGGAGCGGGGATTCACAACCGTTCGCGATCTTGGCGGTGCTCCCTATTCGCTAGCAGAGGCTGTTGCGCAAGGGCTGACGCCTGGCCCCAGACTGATCGTCTGCGGAAAGGCGCTGTCGAAGACAGGAGGGCACTCAGACAGTCGCCCGAGGTATGACACATACGATGCGACCCGATGGGGGAGCAACTTCGGGGCGCTCGGTCGTGTCGCCGACGGGGTAGAGGAAGTGCGGCTTGCCTGTCGTCAGGAGTTGCGCCAGGGAGCTGCTTTCATCAAAGTGATGGCGAATGGAGGTGTGGCGAGCCCCACGGATCCGATCAACTGGTACGGCTACACGGTGGACGAATTGAAGGTGGCTGTCGAAGAAGCCCGCGATTCCAAGACGTATGTTGCCGCGCATCTCTACACAGCGGAAGGAATCGTCAGGGCGCTCGAATGCGGCGTGCATTCACTTGAACACTGCAATCTCATTGATGCTCATGCGGCACAAATGGCCGCAAAGGCAGGGGCTGTGGCGGTGCCCACACTCGTAACGTACGAAGCGCTTGCACAGGATGGTCCGTCGTTGGGATTTCCAGCCGATTCGATTGCGAAGATCGAGCATGTGAGGAAGGCTGGCATTGATAGTCTCTCGATTCTGAGCGATGCAGGAGTCTCCATCGCCTTCGGGACCGATCTTCTCGGCGAAACGCATGTTCGACAATGCGAAGAGTTCTCCATTCGCGCTCGTGTTTTGCCTGCCGCAGAAATACTGGCCAGCGCTACCACGGTAGCGGCGAAACTCGTCGGCATGGAAGGACGCTTGGGACTGATCACGGAAGGTGCGATCGCGGATCTTCTCGTGGTCGACGGTTCGCCGCTTGAAGATATAACCATCTTGTCGAATCCGAAAAAGAATCTGCTTCTGGTGATGAAGGAAGGGGTTATCTTTCACCGGAGGTTGTAA
- a CDS encoding amidase has product MSVRALGNAIREGQLSSVELTEGYLERSRTIGARLNAFATLTADLALSQAKQADAEIKAGKHRGPLHGVPYAVKDLVTVKGYPTTWGAVPYAHQSFDYNATVIERLNEAGAVLLGKAAMIELAGGLGYSSGEASLTGPARNPWNPDCWTCGSSSGSGAVVAAGLAPWALGSDTRGSILCPSSWCGVSGLRPSFGRISRYGSMAIAYSMDKLGPMARTADDCALVLSVLAGHDPLDHDSVSSSAQPFSYHETEPSVNGTFRIGRLTNVYGKSDTGVDKAVDEACAVFEKAGATVESCEFPDGPFEEAAELTILMEAASAFGHLIQSGGCQNLTDPLGKINGYVSEQFSVTDYLHVQRVRLMLQRTADAMFDRYAVLISPAQPTAAQPLRDKDPDDPAAGRKFHMDRRAPDGVSSLCGLPAISVPCGFSTARLPYGMQIMGRALNDAVVLKAARLYQSHTDWHLQHPAL; this is encoded by the coding sequence ATGTCGGTTCGAGCGCTCGGCAACGCTATCCGCGAAGGCCAGCTTTCTTCTGTCGAACTGACAGAGGGATACCTTGAACGCAGCCGCACCATCGGCGCGCGCCTCAATGCATTTGCAACTCTCACTGCTGATCTCGCATTGAGTCAAGCTAAACAGGCAGACGCAGAGATCAAGGCAGGTAAGCATCGCGGACCTCTCCACGGAGTTCCCTACGCCGTCAAAGATCTTGTGACTGTAAAGGGATATCCCACCACCTGGGGAGCTGTGCCCTATGCTCATCAGAGCTTCGACTACAACGCGACTGTGATCGAGCGCCTCAACGAGGCTGGAGCCGTCCTGTTGGGTAAAGCAGCAATGATCGAATTGGCCGGTGGGCTGGGTTATAGCTCAGGCGAAGCATCTCTCACTGGTCCGGCCCGCAATCCATGGAATCCCGACTGCTGGACGTGTGGATCGTCGAGTGGTTCAGGTGCCGTTGTCGCCGCCGGCCTCGCGCCTTGGGCTCTCGGTTCGGATACACGCGGTTCCATTCTCTGCCCCTCTTCATGGTGTGGGGTTTCAGGACTGCGGCCCAGTTTTGGCCGCATCAGCCGCTACGGCTCGATGGCAATTGCATACAGCATGGATAAGCTGGGCCCCATGGCGCGTACTGCGGATGATTGCGCACTAGTGTTGAGCGTTCTAGCAGGCCACGATCCGCTTGATCACGACTCGGTCAGCAGCAGCGCGCAACCCTTCTCCTACCATGAGACCGAGCCTAGCGTGAATGGCACTTTCCGCATTGGGCGTCTCACGAATGTTTACGGCAAGAGCGATACCGGTGTTGACAAGGCTGTCGACGAAGCATGCGCTGTCTTTGAGAAAGCTGGCGCGACAGTCGAATCCTGCGAATTTCCGGATGGCCCTTTTGAAGAAGCCGCGGAATTGACAATCCTTATGGAGGCAGCCAGCGCGTTCGGGCACTTGATACAGTCCGGCGGCTGCCAGAATCTTACTGATCCACTCGGCAAGATTAATGGCTATGTGAGCGAACAGTTTTCTGTCACGGATTACCTTCATGTCCAGCGTGTCCGGCTCATGCTGCAGCGCACAGCGGACGCGATGTTCGACCGCTACGCCGTGTTGATTTCTCCAGCGCAGCCAACTGCAGCGCAGCCGTTGAGGGACAAAGATCCAGACGATCCCGCGGCTGGGAGAAAGTTCCACATGGACCGTCGGGCACCGGACGGAGTTTCGAGCCTTTGCGGCTTGCCGGCAATCAGTGTTCCTTGTGGTTTCAGCACGGCTCGACTTCCCTACGGAATGCAAATCATGGGACGGGCGTTGAACGATGCGGTTGTTCTAAAAGCCGCACGACTGTACCAGAGCCACACAGATTGGCACCTGCAGCACCCTGCTCTTTAG